A single region of the Labeo rohita strain BAU-BD-2019 chromosome 3, IGBB_LRoh.1.0, whole genome shotgun sequence genome encodes:
- the LOC127158972 gene encoding chymotrypsinogen A — protein MKINTALIVAGAILLNIAGSLCQLDVCGQAPLNNKIVGGDNATAGSWPWQVSIQSVKFGAHFCGGSLINKDWVLSAAHCFQGLSASDVVMYFGRQSQSGLNSNEINRTARGIIIHQYYNDTQFNNDIALVQLSSSVTFSDYIRPVCLAAAGSKLAGGTESWVTGWGTLQPGGQTAKILQEVMIPIVNSTECKFVYGALITSKMICAGKGGKGSCQGDSGGPLVNRNASVWIQSGIVSFGPKQCDDPKYPSVFARVSEYQDWITSNIGSNPPGFVKFNNSGFRSSLNFLLFAISLTFSIIPFTFSLYLTS, from the exons ATGAAGATCAACACAGCTTTGATTGTTGCTGGAGCCATACTTCTCAACATAGCAG GTTCCCTCTGCCAGTTAGATG TGTGTGGTCAAGCGCCCCTCAACAACAAGATTGTTGGAGGAGACAATGCAACAGCAGGGTCTTGGCCGTGGCAAGTCAGCATTCAAAGTGTCAAATTTGGAGCCCATTTCTGTGGTGGGAGTCTGATCAATAAAGACTGGGTTTTGTCAGCAGCACACTGCTTCCAGGG cCTCAGTGCATCTGATGTTGTGATGTACTTTGGGCGTCAGAGTCAATCAGGCTTAAACTCTAATGAGATAAACAGAACAGCGAGAGGTATCATCATTCATCAATACTATAACGATACTCAGTTCAACAATGACATAGCACTGGTCCAGCTCTCCTCGTCTGTGACTTTTTCTGATTATATTAGGCCAGTCTGTCTGGCAGCTGCTGGTAGTAAATTAGCTGGAGGTACAGAGAGCTGGGTCACTGGATGGGGAACACTACAGCCTGGGG GTCAGACTGCTAAAATACTGCAGGAGGTGATGATACCAATTGTGaacagcactgaatgtaaattTGTCTATGGAGCACTTATTACAAGCAAAATGATTTGTGCTGGAAAGGGAGGAAAAGGTTCATGTCAG GGAGACTCTGGAGGTCCGTTGGTCAACAGGAATGCCTCTGTGTGGATTCAGTCGGGCATTGTGAGTTTTGGTCCAAAACAATGTGATGACCCCAAATATCCCAGTGTGTTCGCCAGAGTCTCTGAGTACCAGGACTGGATCACCTCTAACATAGGCAGCAACCCACCTGGATTTGTCAAATTCAACAACAGTGGATTCAGAAGTTCACTCAACTTCCTTTTGTTTGCCATTTCTCTCACCTTCTCCATCATTCCTTTCACCTTTTCACTCTATCTCACTTCGTAA